In Cervus elaphus chromosome 7, mCerEla1.1, whole genome shotgun sequence, the following proteins share a genomic window:
- the LOC122697430 gene encoding olfactory receptor 2J3-like translates to MNDDGKKNATSEAQFVLLGFSDWPQLELLLFVVILMFYLMTLIGNLFIIILSYLDSHLHTPMYFFLSNLSFLDLCYTTSFIPQLLVNLWGPEKTISYNGCMIQLYFVLALGSTECVLLMVMSYDRYAAVCRPLHYTVLMHPRFCHLLAVACWVSGFTNSALHSFFTFLVPLCGHRQVDHFFCEVPALLWLSCVDTHANELTLMVMSSIFVLIPLMLILSSYGAIARAVLRMQSTTGLQKVFGKCGAHLMVVSLFFIPVMCIYLQPPTGNSQDQGKFIALFYTVVTPSLNPLIYTLRNKDVRGAVKRLMG, encoded by the coding sequence ATGAATGATGATGGAAAAAAGAATGCAACCTCTGAAGCCCAGTTTGTTCTATTGGGTTTTTCTGATTGGCCTCAGCTTGAGTTACTTCTTTTTGTGGTTATCTTGATGTTCTACTTGATGACATTGATAGGCAACCTGTTCATCATTATCTTGTCATACCTGGACTCCCATCTCCAcactcccatgtacttcttcctctcaaATCTCTCTTTTCTGGATCTCTGCTACACCACCAGCTTCATCCCTCAGTTGCTGGTCAACCTCTGGGGCCCAGAAAAAACCATCTCTTACAATGGTTGTATGATTCAACTTTATTTTGTCCTCGCACTGGGATCTACAGAATGTGTACTACTGATGGTGATGTCCTATGACCGTTATGCAGCTGTGTGTAGACCCCTGCATTACACTGTCCTCATGCACCCTCGTTTCTGCCATCTGTTGGCTGTGGCTTGTTGGGTAAGTGGCTTCACCAACTCAGCCCTTCATTCCTTCTTTACATTTTTGGTACCCCTGTGTGGACATCGCCAAGTGGACCATTTCTTCTGTGAAGTTCCAGCACTGCTTTGGCTGTCATGTGTTGATACCCATGCTAATGAGCTGACCCTCATGGTCATGAGCTCCATTTTTGTTCTCATACCTCTCATGCTCATTCTCAGCTCCTATGGGGCCATTGCCCGGGCAGTGCTGAGGATGCAGTCAACAACTGGACTCCAGAAAGTCTTTGGGAAGTGTGGAGCCCATCTTATGGTTGTATCCctttttttcattccagtcaTGTGCATATACCTCCAGCCACCAACAGGAAATTCTCAAGATCAAGGCAAGTTCATTGCCCTCTTTTATACTGTTGTCACACCTAGCCTCAACCCTCTAATCTACACCCTCAGAAACAAAGATGTAAGAGGGGCAGTAAAGAGATTAATGGGCTGA
- the LOC122697468 gene encoding olfactory receptor 10C1-like: MSINCSLWQDNSMSVKHFAFVKFSEVTEQCFLLFTLILLMFLVSLTGNALIALVIWTNPALHTPMYFFLANLSLLEIGYTCSTVPKMLQNLVSEARGISREGCAIQMFFFTLFGVSECYLLAAMAFDRYMAICSPLHYATRMSRGVCVHLAMVSWGVGCIVGLSQTTYIFSLDFCGPCEIDHLFCDLLPIMALACGDTSHNEAAVFAVAILCISSPFLLIIASYGRILAAVLIMPSPEGRQKALSTCSSHLLVVTLFYGSGSVTYLRPKASHSPRVDKLLALFYTVVTSMLNPIIYSLRNKEVKTALRRTLGKKSNLI; encoded by the coding sequence ATGAGCATCAATTGTTCTTTGTGGCAGGACAACAGCATGTCTGTGAAACACTTTGCATTTGTCAAATTCTCTGAGGTCACCGAACAGTGCTTCCTTTTATTTACCCTCATCCTACTCATGTTCTTAGTATCACTGACAGGCAACGCTCTCATAGCTCTTGTCATCTGGACTAATCCGGCCCTCCatacccccatgtacttcttcctggcCAACTTGTCTCTCTTGGAGATTGGATACACTTGCTCTACTGTACCCAAGATGTTGCAGAACCTTGTGAGTGAGGCCCGAGGAATCTCTCGGGAGGGATGTGCTATACAGATGTTTTTCTTTACATTATTTGGTGTCAGTGAGTGCTATCTTTTGGCAGCCATGGCTTTTGATCGCTATATGGCCATATGCTCCCCACTTCACTATGCAACACGAATGAGTCGTGGAGTGTGTGTCCATTTAGCAATGGTTTCTTGGGGAGTAGGTTGCATAGTAGGCTTGAGCCAAACCACCTATATTTTCTCTTTAGACTTCTGTGGCCCCTGTGAAATAGACCACCTCTTCTGTGACCTCTTGCCTATCATGGCACTAGCCTGTGGGGATACATCCCATAATGAGGCTGCAGTCTTTGCTGTGGCCATTCTTTGCATTTCCAGTCCATTTTTATTAATCATTGCTTCTTATGGCAGAATTCTAGCTGCCGTGCTGATCATGCCATCCCCTGAAGGCCGCCAAAAAGCTCTTTCCACCTGTTCTTCCCACCTACTGGTAGTAACGCTCTTCTATGGCTCAGGATCTGTCACTTATTTGAGGCCCAAGGCTAGCCATTCACCCAGGGTGGATAAACTCCTGGCCCTCTTCTATACCGTGGTGACATCCATGCTCAACCCCATCATCTACAGTTTACGGAACAAGGAAGTCAAGACAGCTCTTCGGAGAACACTGGGCAAGAAAAGCAACCTCATTTAG
- the LOC122697436 gene encoding olfactory receptor 2J3-like, whose product MMMKKMNATSEGYFVLLGFSNWPHLEVVLFVVVLVFYLMTLTGNLFIIILSYLDSHLHTPMYFFLSNLSFLDLCYTTSFIPPLLINLWGPGKTISYIGCMIQLYFVLPLGCTECVLLMVMSYDRYAAVCRPLHYSVLMYPCFCHLLAVACWVSGFTNSALHFFFTFLEPLCGHRQVDHFFCEVPALLRLSCIDTHANELSLMVMSSIFVLIPLILILSSYGAIAWAVLRMQSTTGLQKVFGTCGAHLMVVSLFFIPVMCIYLQPPTGNSQDQGKFIALFYTVVTPSLNPLIYTLRNKDVRGAVKRLMG is encoded by the coding sequence ATgatgatgaaaaaaatgaatgcaacCTCTGAAGGCTACTTTGTACTACTGGGTTTTTCTAATTGGCCTCATCTGGAAGTAGTTCTCTTTGTGGTTGTCTTGGTGTTCTACTTGATGACATTGACAGGCAACCTGTTCATCATTATCTTGTCATACTTGGATTCCCATCTCCACACCCCTATGTACTTTTTCCTCTCAAATCTCTCTTTTCTGGATCTCTGCTACACCACCAGCTTCATCCCTCCGTTGCTAATTAACCTCTGGGGCCCAGGAAAAACCATCTCTTACATTGGTTGCATGATTCAACTTTATTTTGTCCTCCCACTGGGATGCACAGAATGTGTGCTACTAATGGTGATGTCCTATGACCGTTATGCAGCTGTGTGTAGACCCCTGCATTACTCTGTCCTCATGTACCCTTGTTTCTGCCATCTGTTGGCTGTGGCTTGTTGGGTAAGTGGCTTTACCAACTCAgcacttcatttcttctttacatttttgGAACCCCTGTGTGGACATCGCCAAGTGGACCATTTCTTCTGTGAAGTTCCAGCGCTGCTTCGACTGTCATGTATTGATACCCATGCTAATGAGCTGTCCCTCATGGTCATGAGCTCCATTTTTGTTCTCATACCTCTCATCCTCATTCTCAGCTCCTATGGTGCCATTGCCTGGGCAGTGCTGAGGATGCAGTCAACAACTGGACTCCAGAAAGTCTTTGGGACGTGTGGAGCCCATCTTATGGTCGTATCCctttttttcattccagtcaTGTGCATATACCTCCAGCCACCAACAGGAAATTCTCAAGATCAAGGCAAGTTCATTGCCCTCTTTTATACTGTTGTCACACCTAGCCTCAACCCTCTAATCTACACCCTCAGAAACAAAGATGTAAGAGGGGCAGTAAAGAGATTAATGGGGTGA
- the LOC122697398 gene encoding olfactory receptor 10C1-like, whose amino-acid sequence MTLLSFLQVMNFNCSLWQDNSMLVKYFAFVKFSEVAEQCFLLFTLILFMFLASLTGNALIALAIWTNPVLHTPMYFFLANLSLLEIGYTCSTIPKMLQNLVSEARGISREGCATQMFFFTLFGISECCLLAAMAFDRYMAICSPLHYATRMSRGLCGHLAMVSWGVGCTVGLGQTNYIFSLDFCGPCEIDHFFCDLPPILALACGDTSHNEAAVFVAAILCISSPFLLIIASYGRILAAVLVMPSPEGRRKALSTCSSHLLVVTLFYGSASVTYLRPKTSHSPGVDKLLALFYTVVTSMLNPIIYSLRNKEVKTALQRTLGKKNVLTHG is encoded by the coding sequence AtgactttgctttcttttcttcaggtCATGAATTTCAATTGTTCTTTGTGGCAAGACAACAGCATGTTGGTGAAATACTTTGCATTTGTCAAATTCTCTGAGGTCGCCGAACAGTGCTTCCTTTTATTTACCCTCATCCTATTCATGTTTTTAGCATCACTGACAGGCAATGCTCTCATAGCCCTTGCCATCTGGACCAATCCAGTCCTCCatacccccatgtacttcttcctggcCAATTTGTCTCTCTTGGAGATTGGATACACTTGCTCTACCATACCCAAGATGCTGCAGAACCTTGTGAGTGAGGCCCGAGGAATCTCTCGGGAGGGATGTGCTACACAGATGTTTTTCTTTACATTATTTGGTATCAGTGAGTGCTGTCTTTTGGCAGCCATGGCTTTTGATCGCTATATGGCCATATGCTCCCCACTTCATTATGCAACACGAATGAGTCGTGGATTGTGTGGCCATTTAGCAATGGTTTCTTGGGGAGTGGGTTGCACAGTAGGCTTGGGCCAAACCAACTATATTTTCTCTTTAGACTTCTGTGGCCCCTGTGAAATAGACCACTTCTTCTGTGATCTTCCACCTATCCTGGCACTAGCCTGTGGGGATACATCCCATAATGAGGCTGCAGTCTTTGTTGCAGCCATTCTTTGCATTTCCAGTCCATTTTTATTAATCATTGCTTCTTATGGCAGAATTCTAGCTGCTGTGTTGGTCATGCCCTCCCCTGAAGGACGTCGAAAAGCTCTTTCCACCTGTTCTTCCCACCTACTGGTAGTAACACTCTTCTATGGCTCAGCATCTGTCACCTACTTGAGACCCAAGACTAGCCATTCACCTGGGGTAGATAAACTCCTGGCCCTCTTCTATACTGTGGTGACATCCATGCTCAACCCTATCATCTACAGCTTACGAAACAAGGAAGTCAAGACAGCTCTTCAGAGAACTCTGGGCAAGAAAAATGTTTTGACTCACGGGTAG